In a genomic window of Diabrotica undecimpunctata isolate CICGRU chromosome 2, icDiaUnde3, whole genome shotgun sequence:
- the LOC140433498 gene encoding uncharacterized protein translates to MFVKLAVLACSLAVATAVWNGPLAGGQPAHLYPAGVSPQACPNFPNCANPAVAANPQAPTAQQWGAPQQQWNAQPQPQWNQWNNNNNNQWNQGQYNPAPVPQQWGNDATSRLNKGEYIGDGDYHGEGLVEARAPGYENQNLIAQWDNPNQGAPNQWNNGGIPQNAQQAHGVGQIPAGVDAHSCPNYPFCS, encoded by the exons GCCGTATTAGCTTGCTCTTTGGCAGTAGCCACAGCTGTCTGGAATGGTCCCTTAGCCGGTGGCCAGCCAGCACATCTCTACCCCGCAGGAGTCAGCCCACAAGCGTGCCCAAATTTCCCCAACTGCGCTAATCCCGCCGTAGCTGCCAACCCACAAGCCCCAACTGCTCAACAATGGGGAGCTCCACAACAACAATGGAATGCCCAACCTCAACCACAGTGGAACCAATGGAACAACAACAATAACAACCAATGGAACCAA GGACAATACAACCCAGCTCCAGTTCCACAACAATGGGGAAACGATGCTACATCTAGACTTAACAAAGGAGAATACATTGGTGATGGAGATTACCACGGTGAAGGTCTTGTTGAAGCTCGTGCTCCAGGTTATG AAAACCAAAACTTGATTGCTCAATGGGACAACCCCAACCAAGGAGCCCCCAACCAATGGAACAACGGCGGTATTCCACAAAACGCTCAACAAGCTCATGGTGTAGGTCAAATCCCAGCTGGAGTTGACGCTCACTCCTGCCCCAACTACCCATTCTGTTCTTAA